The sequence below is a genomic window from Cryobacterium arcticum.
GCACGGCGTCCTCGTCCCACGAGTCCCACAGCGCCTTCACGACGTCGACCCACTCGTTGGCACGGGCGTAGCGCTCGTCGTGCGGGATGAGGTCCTTCAGGCCGTAGTTCTGCATGGCCGACTTGTTGCTCGAGGTGACCAGGTTCATGCCCACGCGTCCGTTGGTGACGTGGTCGAGGGTGGAGAACAGCCGGGCCGCCATGAACGGGTGGTAGAACGACGTGGAGATCGTCGCGACGATACCGATGTGCTTGGTGGCGGCTGTGAGGAACGGGATCAGCGGCACGGGGTCGAACCGGATGGTGCCGCCGTTCTTCACCGACGACTCGAAGGTGCCCCGGTGCACATTGGGCAGCACCGAGGAGTCCTCCAGCATCATGTAGCTGAAGCCGGCCCGCTCCAGCGACGTCGCCATGTCGACGAACAGCTGGGGGTTGCCGACGTCCTGGCTGACGTTGCCCGACCAACGCTGATTCCAGTTGTAGACGCCGAAGCCGGTGCCCATGAACCATCCCATGTGAAACATGCCGTACCACTTTCTGCCTGAGGTGAGGGTGTTGCGCCGTGCGGTTATGCGCGATGTAGACCAGTAGAAGCGCGGCGTATTTCGCGCGATCGCTGACCGTGTTTCCCGCGCATTACGCTCCCGCGGCGGGTCTGGCCGCCCCACTATTACGAAGAATCGAGAGTCTGGTTTCGCGCTCGTTACGCCATCATCGATCCGTGGTGCCCACTACAAGGGGGCCCGTATTCTGAGGTTTCTTCCCCGAATCCGACAGGTGGTCCTGATGTCTTTCACCCACAACGAGCTTCGAGCGGTTGAATTCCAGCGGCAGCGACTCCTGTCCCAACCGACTCTGCACACCTCCTCCCGGCGCACCTACGAGCAGCTGCGGGCGAGCATCCGGGCCGGCCTGACGCATCCGGACACCCAGTTTCGCGAGCTCACCATCTCGCAGGAGTTCGGCGCCAGCCGCAACTCGGTGCGCGTGGCGTTGGCCATGCTCGCCGCCGACGGCCTGATCACCCGGGGTCCGCGCCGGGGCACCATCCTCACCAAACAGATCATCGACTTCCCGGTGGACCGGGTGCTGCCGCGCTCGTTCGATGTGAACCCGAGCACCGCCACGCACGGCATGATCGTGCTCGACCTCGAGTCGGCCGTGCTCACCACACCGCCGCTGATCGCCGAGCTTCTGGACACCCGGGTGGAGCGCATCGTGAGCTACGAGCAGATGGCGATCTTCGACGGCGAGCCCGTCTACGTGCGCTCAGGGGTCTCCCCGCTGGTCTCCGACGCCGACGAGTATTTCGCCCGCATCGCCTCCTGCAACGCCGCCGTGGCCGCCATCACCGACACGGCTGCCGGCACGGATGCCGCCCCCGGCGCACCGGGCGGGGACCGGACCGCAGCCGGTATCGAGATGGAGGGGGTCTTCGAGCTCCTGTTCGAGGTGCCGTTCGGGCACTGCCGCAGCCGGGTGGAAGTGGTCGGCGCCGACGAGCACCTGGCCAAGCTGCTCGGTGTGGAGGAGGGCTCACCGCTGCTGCTGCGCCAACAGGTGAACTACGACATCCACAATGTGGCCCGCGAGTTCAGCTTCACCCACTACCGGGGCGACCGCGCCACCCTCACCAGCCGACGCGTCTACGAGCGGGGCGCCGCATGAGCGCCGCGCTGGGCTGGGACGCCGGGACGGGCGACGGCATGCCGAAACAGCCGCAGCTGATCGCGCAGAACGCCCAGACCATGTTGGAGGGCTGGCGGGACGCGGCACCCCTGATGGTGCCGGGCAACACCGTGCACCGCATCGCCCTCGACCAGCATCCGGAGCGGCGCGGCGGCAGCATCGACCAGCCCGACGCCGAGATCGTGCGGATGCGCCTGGTCGAGCACGCCCTCGTCGCCCCCTCTCCCCTCATCAAGGCGCTCATGCACACCGACGAATTCGCGGTGTCGATGCTCGAGCAGCTGGGCAGCATCGGCGACCAGCCGCTCTTCGTGCGGGTGAGCTACCACCTGGTGGGCGATTTCGAGGCGACCGCCCGACGCCTACGCACCCCGTCACAGGCCGGGGCGACGATGACCACGGAGGAGTCGTTCCGGTTGCACTTCGGCGTCGACCTGCTCTCCAACGATGTGAGCGTCGAGGCCGTGCGGAGCGACCGGCGCACAGCAACGGCCATGCGGGTGAGCGTCGGGGCGCCCATGATCCTGCGCCAGATGCTGCTCACCGACGAGCACGGCTGGGTGCGGGAGCTCAGTTTCACGCACTTCCGCGCCGACCGCGTGACGCTGGAGTGAGCCGCGCGCCACGTTCCGCTTACGCCGGGGCAGCGAAATCAAGAGGAAACGTTTAAGTCGGTCACCGGTAACACCCCCCACTCACACTAAGAGCAGGCAGCCGCTCGAACCACCCACTCGAGTTCACCAGGAAGCGCCCCAAGGGCCCCTTCCACTTACACTCTCCTTCCCTCAGCGGGCACGCACAGCAGGCGTGACCGCATCTACCGCATCGGAGTACGCAGTGTCCTCTTTCCGTAAACGCCTCCTCTCGGCCACCGCCGTGGCGCTGTCGGTTGGCCTCCTGGCCACCGGCTGCAGCAACCTCGCCCCCTCCACCGAAGGGGCGTCAGGCGGCACCGTCGTGGTCGTCGTCCCCGAGCTCTCCACCCAGCTCTCCTTCGACACCAGCTACGCCATCACCGCCTCGTACTTCGACACCTCACTCGCGCTGAACGCCACCCTGATCCGCAAGCCCTACATCGACAGCGAGCAGGCCGGCACAACCGAACAGGACCTGTACAACTTCGAGGGTGTGCTCGCCAAGGACTACACGGTGAGCGAGGACGGCCTCACCTACACGTTCAACCTGCGCGAGGGCATCATGAGCGAGATGGGCAACGAGCTCACCTCCGAGGACGTCGTCTGGTCGTACCAGCGCAAGTTCGGCGCCCCCACCAGCATCGTTCCCTACGTCACCGCGCCGGCGATCGTCTCCGCCGACCAATTCGTCGCCACCGACAAGTACACCGTCACGGTCACCGTGGAGAAGCCCGCCTACGGCTTCACGCTGCTCTCGACCATGGCCGACATCACCGGCGACATCTACGACTCCACCTACCTCAAGGAGAACGCGACCGACGAGGACCCGTGGGCCACCGAGTTCACCTCGGGCCGCTACGACTTCGGTTTCGGCGCCTACACGGTCGAGAGCGTCGACCCGGGCTCCGAGATGGTGCTCGT
It includes:
- a CDS encoding UTRA domain-containing protein, producing MSAALGWDAGTGDGMPKQPQLIAQNAQTMLEGWRDAAPLMVPGNTVHRIALDQHPERRGGSIDQPDAEIVRMRLVEHALVAPSPLIKALMHTDEFAVSMLEQLGSIGDQPLFVRVSYHLVGDFEATARRLRTPSQAGATMTTEESFRLHFGVDLLSNDVSVEAVRSDRRTATAMRVSVGAPMILRQMLLTDEHGWVRELSFTHFRADRVTLE
- a CDS encoding GntR family transcriptional regulator gives rise to the protein MSFTHNELRAVEFQRQRLLSQPTLHTSSRRTYEQLRASIRAGLTHPDTQFRELTISQEFGASRNSVRVALAMLAADGLITRGPRRGTILTKQIIDFPVDRVLPRSFDVNPSTATHGMIVLDLESAVLTTPPLIAELLDTRVERIVSYEQMAIFDGEPVYVRSGVSPLVSDADEYFARIASCNAAVAAITDTAAGTDAAPGAPGGDRTAAGIEMEGVFELLFEVPFGHCRSRVEVVGADEHLAKLLGVEEGSPLLLRQQVNYDIHNVAREFSFTHYRGDRATLTSRRVYERGAA